The DNA sequence AAGCATGCGAGAAGGCGACACGCTGGTGCGCTCGCTGAACTTCGCGACCAAGGAAGAGGAATATCACTACGAGATTGACCGCAACGACACGCACAAGATGCTGGTGAAAGTACTGCTGGACGAAAAGCGCGCCAGCAATCCCAACCTGGAGAGCATGGTGCAGAAGTATCTTGACCAGGCGGCGGCTCTGCGTGCCAGCGCGGAAGGTATGGCTGGCAAGCGCGACTTCGAATCTGCGATCAAGGCGCTGGAGGATTCGACCAAAGAACTGGTACGCGCTATCCGCGGCGCAGGAGTTTATATTCCGGGGTAAGCGGCGGGGGCGCGCTAAGACTCGCCAGCCCGCGGAAAGATGGAAGCTGCGGGCGTGGCTCTCCAACAAGAATGCAAATTACGGCGAGCCTATAAAATAGCCGGCGCTTCCGAAAATAGTCTCGCAACGCGCCTTTAGAAACGAACCATAGCCACATGCACGCGCTTACACATTACTGGCGGATAGGCATGCAGCTGGCAGCCGCCATGATGCTTGCCCTCTCATGTCTGAATCCGCTCGCGGCCGCGGATCACCTTCCGCTCGCCAAGGACGGTTTGCACGATCCGAACAATCCTGGAATCAAATACCTGCAGGAGCCGGAGGAAGCCCTATCGAATCTACCTCCGGATGAAGTCGGCAACAGGGTGCGCTGGGTGAAGGCGCTGGAGCAGCGTGCCATTACGCCACGCACCAACATCCTGCAAAATACCAGGATCTACACGCTGAACCTCGATGTGCTGTTGCCGTACACCGGCGAAATGCCGATGGTGCTGTTCCCGCACAAGCAGCACACCGAGTGGCTGGACTGCACCAACTGCCATGAGCATTTGTTCAAGTACAAGGCGAACACCACCAAGGGGCTGAACATGTTCAATGTGCTGCAGGGAGAATTTTGCGGCCGCTGTCACGGCGCGGTGGCATTTCCGTTGACGGAATGCCGGCGCTGTCATAGCGTTGAGCGCAAGTGACGCAATCGGATACAACCATGGTTTCTCTTCGCAGCAAGCGCAATTTCCTTCGCATCGCATGCGCGGTTCTGGCATTCTGGATTGCCGCGCTTTGCATCCCGGCGCAGGCCGAGTATGCCGACGTAGTCCTGAACAATCGTGCGGAAAAAGAGGGGGTGCGTCCGGTCATATTTCCGCACTGGTTTCACCGCATCCGTTTCCGTTGCAAGGTATGCCATTTCGAACTGGGCTTTCAGATGCGTGCGGGTAGCAATAACGTGCTGATGTCGGATATCATCGACGGCAAGTTTTGCGGGATGTGCCATAACGACCAGATCGCGTGGGGACCGGCCAACTGCGACCTGTGCCACTCTGGCCGGCCAGGACTGCAGAGCGGCATCTACGGTGGGGCGTCAACCGCCGGACCGGGGCGTTGGTAAAGAAGGAGCTGGCAATGAGTGGAAAAACGGTGTCGAAGGGTAGTGGAGCTGAGCGCCGTTTCCGGGCAGGCGTAGTCCTGACCTCGCTCTGCCTGTGCTTGTCGGCGTGCGCGGTGAGCGAGCCCGTATCCGACGTTCCGGCCGCGAACCGGCCGCTGCTGGCGCCATCCAGCACAATCACCGGCGCACGCCTGTATGCGCCGCCGGGACCAGTGTTCGGCGCGCTTGCCCGGCCGGTTCCGCCTGCCGCGGCCGCGCCCACCTACCTCAACTTTCTTGCTCCTTCCGCTGTCGCCGCGCGCAACAATGCCATGTATGTCGCCGATATCGGCCATCGCCAGCTGCTTCGCTACGATGCCGCGTACATGGCGCTGTCGCGCTTCTCCGATTATCCCGCCGCAAGCGTCAGCGCCCTTGCCGTAGGGCCGGATATGTCGCTGTACGTAGCGGATGCCGATGCCGGCCGGGTAATGCATTTTTCCTGGGACGGCAGGCTGCTGCAGGGCTTCAGCAGCGATACGGCGATGGGGCGTCCGGTCGGCATTCTGCTGAACGACGCCAGCGGACAGGTGCTGGTGGCCGACAATCTGTATAACCATGTGGTGATTTTCAACTCTCTCGGCAGGCCGAGCGGCACGCTCAAGTCGCTGCGCACGCGCAGCTTGGCCGCGATGGCGGGTGGGCCGGACGGATTGTACCTGGTGGATCGCCTCGGCCGCGAAGTGGTGGTGATGGGGCTGGACGGCGAGGATCGCTATGTACTGGGCGGCGGTGTGCTGAAGGATCCTGCGGCGATTGCGGTGGATGGTTTCAACCGTGTATTCGTGGCAGACGCGTTCGACGACAGCATCAAGGTATTTGTCGACGGTGAGGTGGCGGCATCCTTCGGCGCCGGTCAAGGCGGCGCATCGTTCAACCGCATCGCTTCGTTGTTCATCGAGCGCGACATCCTCTATGTCGCCGACAGTATGAACCGGCGTATACAGACGTTCCGCATTGCGCCGCCCGCGACCGCGAGGCCTGCGAATGAATAGCCTGCGCGCCATGCTGGCCGCGCTGATCAGCGTGGTGCTGCTGCTGGCGGGCTGCGCCGACACGAAGTACGTGATGCAGTTTGACGTCGAGCGCCAGGCTGGCGCGCGCGTCTGGCCCCCGGAGGGCGAAACTCCGCGCTATCGCTACCTCGGCCAGTTGACCGGCGAGGAGAACCTGGTCGCCGAGGATGGCGACAGGCGTGGCGCCGCGCTTAAGCTGTTTTACTGGCTGGTTGGCCTGGCCGGTTTAGGCGAAGAGAAAATCACGCTCAAGCGCCCGCAAAGCGGAATGACGGATGAGCAAGGGCGCATCTACGTGACGGACGTGAGCAACCACGCGGTGTTCGTGTTCGACCAGCCCGCCGGCAAATTGCATGTCTGGACCACGGCACAGGAGAACCGGCGCTTTGTCACGCCGGTGGGCATCGCACCCGGCCCCGCAGGGCAGATACTGGTGGCGGACGCGGAACTGGGGCAGGTGTTCCGCCTCACCCCCGACGGCAAGCCGGCCGGCAGTTTCGGCGGCGGCGTGCTGAACCGGCCTACCGGGCTGGCACGTGACGCCCGGCGCGGGCGCATCTATGTGGCGGACACCCATGCACACGCCGTGAAAGTGTTCGACGACGATGGCAGCCTGCTGGAAACCATCGGCAAACGTGGCGAAGACGACGCAGGCTTGAATTTTCCGACCCATTTGGCGTTCGTCGGCGACCAGCTCTATGTCAGCGATAGCATGAATGCCCGGGTCCAGATATTCGATGCCCAAGGAAAATTCATCCGTAGCCTGGGCCAGCGCGGCCTCTATTACGGAAATTTCACGCGCCCCAAGGGCGTGACGGCGGATGACGCCGGCAATATCTATGTGGTGGAGTCATACTATGACAACTTGCTGGTTTTTAATCAGGAGGGACGCTTCCTGATGCCGATCGGCGGCACCGGCAAGGATATCGGCCAGTTTTATCTGCCATCCGGCGTCTGGAGGGATGCGCAGGGCCGCATCTACGTGGCGGACATGTTCAATGGACGGGTCGTCATTTTCCAATTCCTGGGCAATACGTAGCGCTTTCAACATTCCACTTCGTCCTCAAATCTGGCTCGCTTTTTGCTAAAGCAACTTTATTGATAAAGTGCATGCTTTGGGCAGCATTCAAGCGATGGCAAATTCGTGCAACAATCTGTTGCTAGATGCTTGTGGGCAACGGTTCTCCCTCGGCGATCGGCTGCCGCGCCATCCCGAAGGCCAAAGTTTGCCGCCCTTTGGCTA is a window from the Noviherbaspirillum sp. UKPF54 genome containing:
- a CDS encoding c(7)-type cytochrome triheme domain-containing protein, with product MHALTHYWRIGMQLAAAMMLALSCLNPLAAADHLPLAKDGLHDPNNPGIKYLQEPEEALSNLPPDEVGNRVRWVKALEQRAITPRTNILQNTRIYTLNLDVLLPYTGEMPMVLFPHKQHTEWLDCTNCHEHLFKYKANTTKGLNMFNVLQGEFCGRCHGAVAFPLTECRRCHSVERK
- a CDS encoding c(7)-type cytochrome triheme domain-containing protein — translated: MVSLRSKRNFLRIACAVLAFWIAALCIPAQAEYADVVLNNRAEKEGVRPVIFPHWFHRIRFRCKVCHFELGFQMRAGSNNVLMSDIIDGKFCGMCHNDQIAWGPANCDLCHSGRPGLQSGIYGGASTAGPGRW
- a CDS encoding 6-bladed beta-propeller, with translation MNSLRAMLAALISVVLLLAGCADTKYVMQFDVERQAGARVWPPEGETPRYRYLGQLTGEENLVAEDGDRRGAALKLFYWLVGLAGLGEEKITLKRPQSGMTDEQGRIYVTDVSNHAVFVFDQPAGKLHVWTTAQENRRFVTPVGIAPGPAGQILVADAELGQVFRLTPDGKPAGSFGGGVLNRPTGLARDARRGRIYVADTHAHAVKVFDDDGSLLETIGKRGEDDAGLNFPTHLAFVGDQLYVSDSMNARVQIFDAQGKFIRSLGQRGLYYGNFTRPKGVTADDAGNIYVVESYYDNLLVFNQEGRFLMPIGGTGKDIGQFYLPSGVWRDAQGRIYVADMFNGRVVIFQFLGNT